The DNA sequence GGCCGAGGACCGGCTCGCCACCGACACCTCGATCCTGCCCCAGCTGTCCCATGTGGGCCCACGCCGCCTGCACGTCCGCCGGCTGTCGGTGGGGCACCCGGCCGAGCTGGCCGACTGGTGCGTCGCACCCTCGACGGTCCTGCTGACCTGGCTGACCGGACACCCGGTCGGGGGTTTCCGGGCGGCCGTGGGAACCGGTCGCGGGGGTGAGACTCTCACCCTGCCCGGCCGTGACGTCGTACGCGTGGTCGTACCACCGGCCCGCGGGGTGGTGGGTGCCGGGCAGGAGTTGTTCGACTGGCTGGACCGAAACCGCCTGGCTCTCACCGGCCCCACTCTGGAGGAGCGCCTGGTCGACGCCGACGGCGTCGGCGCCACCGTCCTGGAGGTGCCGGTACGGTCCACGACGGCCCCGCACGCCGGACAGCCGTACGTGGGATGAGCGGTCCCGCCGCCGCCGGTCGTTCTCAGAGCCTGGCGAGGATGAAGTCCTTCGCGGCGGTCTGGACGGCCGACGTCTGGTACCGGGTGCCGTGGACGTCGCCCGGGTCGCTGATGTTCTGGCACCAGCGGTCGTTGGCGTAGCAGTACGAGCGGAGGCGGCTGTTGAACTCGCTCAGGACGCCGACGGCTCTGGGCCAGGTGCCGTTTCTCGTGCCGCCACCGGCGTTGAAGGGTTCGCCCACGCGGTAGGTGGGGTCGCCGAAGAAGACGACGGCCGCGATGCGGTTCCGGTAGGTCGCGGCGATCCGGTTGCCGGAGTCGCTGGCCAGGGCGTCGCCGATGACGTGCGCGCCCTGCGAGTATCCGACGAGGACGAATCTGGTGCTCGACGAGCAGGTGGTGCCGAGTGAGGTGACCAGGTTCTTCAGGTTGGTCGTGCCCTGCCCCTGGCTGATCGGGTAGATGGGCGCGATGGCCTTCGCCGGATACTTCAGCCCGGTTCGGCGGGCGGTCAGCGGGGTTCCGGTGACGACGGTGGAGGTCAGGTTGAGCCGGCCGCCGAAGCCGCCGGTGGCGTAGTCGTACGAGCCGCCGCCCGAGCCGGCTGCCTCGTCGGTGCCCCGGACCCCGATGACGATGACCCGTGGACAGGTCGCCGACGAGCTCACGGCGTGGGCCGGCGTGGCGATGGCCGTGCCCGCGGCCGCCATGACCACGGCCAGCTGTGCCGCTGTCGCCGCCCGGCGCAGCCTGGTCGTGGACAGCCGGGAGCGGTCCGTCCGACGTGATTGGCGCATCGACAGCCTCCCATGGATGATGTTGGCCGCCATGATCGCATGACACCGCGAAGCCCCACCAGACTTGACTTCCGCCGGACCGGAAGGCGGCACCGTCCACAATCCTTCGCCCGACGTACTCCCGCCGGCCACCATGGACGCATAAATTCAGGAGCATCTATGGCATCCGGAACTGGAGGCGCACATGATCGACCGTGGCCGGACCGTACGCAGGCCGTGGACGGCAGCCGCCCTGGTGGTGACGCTGGCCGCGGCCGTACTCACCGTGCCCACGCCGGCCCGGGCGGCGGTCAGCCGGGCCGACCTGGCCCTACGCTGGGCACCGATCCACCACCAGGACGTCGACGTGACCGGCAGCCACGCCCTGGCCGGCCGCTCCGACTACATCACCAGCGTCGACTTCGACGGCGACCTCAACGGCCGCAACAACTGGGACCGTGCCGCCGCCCCGGACGTGTCGTTCGCCGCCCACGCCTACTACTCGGTCCTGGAGACGGCCACCCACTGGTACCTGACGTACTTCTTCTTCCACCCGCGCGACTGGACCGACCATCCGTTCTTCGAGACTGAACACGAGAACGACGGCGAGGGCGTGCTGTTCGTCGTGGAACGTGACGGCTCCACGTACGGCACGCTGCGCGCCGCGGTGACCGTCGCGCACAGCGACTTCTACTCCTACACCCCGGCCGGCAGCACCTGGACCAGCGGCCGGGAGAGCATCGACGGAACCCTGAACTTCCAGACCTCGCCACACGACCCGCACCGGCATCCGGTGACCGGCCAGGAGGCCAAGGGCCACGGCCTCAAGGCCCATCCGCAGTACGGCATCGTCGGCGACGGCATCGTCTACTATCCGTCGACGGTGGCCGAGACACCGGAGCACGCCGACGACCGCGACGTCCGCTACCGGCTCGTCGACATCTTCGCCCCGGGCGGCCTGTGGGCACAGCGCGCGAACCCGAACTTGTTCGCGCACCTCGGCGCCTTCGCCGGCGACACCTCCGGCGGCTGCGGCACCGGCACCTGGGCCTGCTCGGTCAACTCGGCCAACGCCCCCTGGGGCTGGGACGACGGCGACGACCTCCCGGCCCGCGGCGAGATCGCCACCGACCCGGCCAAGCTGTCCACCGAGTACTTCGCGATCCCCGGCGGACTGTCCCGCACCTACACCCACAACCCGTACGCCAGCGAGGCGGCGGCCCTGGCCGAGGCGGCCCGGACCGCGCCACCGGTGGTCGACTGACAGGGCGTGGGACGACGGCCGCCCGGCGATTTCGGTCGGGAACGTATGCTCCGGCCGTGCTGCGGGGACTCGACGAGGTCGACTGGGATGAGCTGTTCCACGCGTACGGCAAGGCGGTCGACACCGCGAACCTGTTGCGGCAGGCGGCCTCGCCGGACGCGGACACCGCGCAGGAGGCGGTCTCGGAACTGCACGGCAGCATCTTCCACCAGGGCACCGTCTACCCGGCCACGGTGGCGGCCGTGCCGTTCCTGGCCGAACTGGCGACGGCGGCACCGCACGGCCGCGCCGACCTCGTCTGGATGCTCGGGATGCTGGCCGACCCGCACCACGCGTACGGCGACGAAGTCCTGGACGTGCGGGCCGCGGTCGCCGCGCAACTACCGGTGCTCCAGACCCTGCTGGCCGACGGTGACCAGAACGTACGCGAAGCCGCGGCCTACACGGCCGCCCAGGCCGGAACGGACGCCGAATCGCTCCGGAAACGCTGGCGGACCGAAACCGCCGAGCCGGTCCGGGCGTCGCTCGCGCTCGCCCTCGGCCTGATCGACCCGGCCGCCACGGGCCCGGAGCTGACCGACCTGGTTCTGGGTGCGGCGCCGCCGGTACGGGTGGCCGCGGCGGTGGCACTGCTGCGGGCCGGGCTGCCCTGGCCGGACGGTGCCGTCACCGCCGTGGTCGCCGCGATCGACGACGGCGCCATCGTCGAGTACTGCTGGGCGCACGGCGGCGAATGGTCCGCGGAACTGGTGGTGGCAACGTCCGCGCCGGTCGCGCGGGAACTGCTCGACCAGCTACTGAAGGCCGACAAGCCGAAGACCCGCGAACTCGGCCTGTATGCGGCATCCGAACGGTGCGACGTCAGCCGTTCGGCGCCGCCGCAGCTCGTTCCCCTGGTCGCGGCCGCGGTGAACGACCCGGATCCGGACGTGCGGCAGGGGGCGGTCAGCGCGCTCAGCCGGGCCGGTGCGGCGGCCGGGCGGTACGCGGACCTGCTGGCCGGCCTCGCCGCCGGTTTCCCCGACGTGGCCGGGGCGCGTGGTTTCACCTCCGAATACCAGGCGGTCAACGCCCTGGCCCGGCTCGGCGATCCCCGTTGGATCGACCCGGTGTGCGCGGCAGCGGCCGCCGGCCACCGGACCCCATGGTCAGTTCGCGGTGCCCGCCTCGAGCCCGCGGTGCTGGCCGCCGTACGTCAGCGGCTGGCCGACGAACCGGCCCGGGCCGACGTGCTGGCGTTCGTGCTCGGCACCTGGCGTGCCCCGGAGGCGGTGCCGGAACTGCTCGCCGCCCTGCCGCACGAGGGGCCGGAGGCGGCGGGGGCGCTGCTGGCGATCGGACACGACGACCCGGCCGCCGTGCCGCACCTGCGGGCCCGGGTGACGCGGACCGGCGACCCGGCGGCGGCCCTCGCCGTCCGGCGGATCACCGGCGACGCACGGCCCCTGCTCGACCTCCTCGACACGGTCCTGTCCGGGAAAGGGGAGCTGCCGCGTGGCCCGCAGACGTTCGTCGACGGGCTGGGCGAGACGCTGTACCCACTGCTGCCGGCGGCCCGTGAACAGCTCACCGGCGCGGCGGCCCGGACGCACCCGCAGCGGG is a window from the Polymorphospora rubra genome containing:
- a CDS encoding MerR family transcriptional regulator, with the protein product MWRIGQLARMTGVSDRTLRHYDKIGLLAPAAVDRVTGYRWYGVAELTRLERIRGLQRLGLSLRQITDVLDAPDAQLRQALTETVAALRRDIASMSQAVVAAEDRLATDTSILPQLSHVGPRRLHVRRLSVGHPAELADWCVAPSTVLLTWLTGHPVGGFRAAVGTGRGGETLTLPGRDVVRVVVPPARGVVGAGQELFDWLDRNRLALTGPTLEERLVDADGVGATVLEVPVRSTTAPHAGQPYVG
- a CDS encoding cutinase family protein; protein product: MRQSRRTDRSRLSTTRLRRAATAAQLAVVMAAAGTAIATPAHAVSSSATCPRVIVIGVRGTDEAAGSGGGSYDYATGGFGGRLNLTSTVVTGTPLTARRTGLKYPAKAIAPIYPISQGQGTTNLKNLVTSLGTTCSSSTRFVLVGYSQGAHVIGDALASDSGNRIAATYRNRIAAVVFFGDPTYRVGEPFNAGGGTRNGTWPRAVGVLSEFNSRLRSYCYANDRWCQNISDPGDVHGTRYQTSAVQTAAKDFILARL